One part of the Rutidosis leptorrhynchoides isolate AG116_Rl617_1_P2 chromosome 1, CSIRO_AGI_Rlap_v1, whole genome shotgun sequence genome encodes these proteins:
- the LOC139886444 gene encoding IQ domain-containing protein IQM3-like, with amino-acid sequence MEVQTSPLSHTTTFNHNPYPKQMGAALYPTVNSSDIINHQTDDELCQKSPNTCDHLEAVMKVQKCYRSYRTRRLLADSAVVAEELWWQAIDFARLNHSTVSFFDYGKQESAASRWNRISLNASKVGKGLSLDAKAHKLAFQHWIEAIDPRHRYGHSLHIYYEEWCKADAGQPFFYWLDVGDGKEVDLKECPRSKLRQQCIKYLGPQEREHYEYIIVEGKFIHRQTQLPLDTNNGEKWIFVTSASNRLYAGEKKKGKFHHSSFLAGGVTLAAGRLDVENGTLKTISPYSGHYRPTEETLKCFLSFLTEKGVDLDNVEVKKANDEYETYEDKETAKNGSKHEHPISSDTVPSETNDHEQVVDEMVKQVVDEMVKKNVSYKRSLSGGLNSPKADVPKKSILERINSKKLARSYQLGNQLSLKWSTGVGPRIGCVADYPIELRLQALEFTNLSPRSRPSPNNKRLNGNQAWPMASPSPQPTA; translated from the exons ATGGAGGTCCAGACCAGCCCATTATCACACACAACCACCTTTAATCATAACCCATACCCAAAACAAATGGGAGCTGCTTTATACCCCACTGTTAATTCTTCTGACATTATTAATCATCAAACTGATGATGAATTATGTCAAAAAAGTCCTAATACTTGTGATCATTTGGAGGCTGTTATGAAAGTTCAAAAGTGTTATAGAAGTTACCGTACTCGTCGTCTTTTAGCTGATTCTGCTGTTGTTGCTGAAGAACTTTG GTGGCAAGCTATTGATTTTGCAAGATTAAATCACAGCACAGTTTCTTTTTTTGATTATGGAAAACAAGAATCAGCAGCATCAAGATGGAACAGAATCTCTTTGAATGCTTCCAAG GTAGGTAAGGGCCTATCATTAGATGCCAAAGCTCATAAATTAGCATTTCAACATTGGATTGAAGCT ATTGACCCGCGACACCGATATGGGCATAGTTTGCACATATATTATGAAGAATGGTGTAAAGCAGATGCTGGTCAGCCCTTTTTCTACTG GTTGGATGTTGGAGACGGAAAAGAGGTTGATTTAAAAGAATGTCCACGATCAAAGCTTCGGCAGCAGTGCATTAAATATCTTGGACCC CAAGAGAGAGAACATTACGAGTATATCATTGTTGAAGGAAAATTTATTCATCGCCAGACCCAGCTCCCTCTTGATACAAACAACGGCGAAAAGTGGATTTTTGTAACGAGTGCCAGTAACAGACTTTATGCTGGCGAG AAAAAGAAAGGAAAGTTTCATCATTCGAGCTTCCTCGCTGGAGGAGTTACGTTAGCTGCTGGAAGGCTTGATGTGGAAAATGGAACACTTAAG ACTATTTCTCCATATAGTGGACACTACCGTCCAACTGAGGAGACCCTGAAGTGCTTCTTATCATTTCTCACAGAAAAGGGTGTTGATCTTGACAATGTTGAA GTGAAGAAGGCGAATGATGAGTATGAGACCTATGAAGACAAAGAAACTGCTAAAAATGGGTCTAAACATGAACATCCCATTTCTTCAGACACCGTACCATCTGAAACTAATGATCACGAACAAGTTGTCGATGAAATGGTAAAACAGGTTGTCGATGAAATGGTAAAGAAGAATGTGAGTTACAAAAGGAGTCTTTCGGGTGGTCTTAATAGCCCAAAAGCTGATGTTCCAAAGAAATCGATACTAGAAAGGATCAATTCCAAGAAACTGGCTCGTTCGTACCAACTAGGAAACCAGCTTTCGTTGAAATGGTCAACAGGAGTTGGACCGCGAATCGGTTGCGTTGCAGACTACCCAATTGAGCTTAGGTTACAAGCATTAGAGTTTACTAATCTGTCTCCAAGATCAAGACCTTCACCTAATAACAAGAGGCTTAATGGTAATCAAGCTTGGCCAATGGCTAGCCCATCACCTCAACCTACTGCTtag